The DNA segment GGCTCGTCCGGGAACGACGAAGGGCCCGCCTCCTCGGGAGGACGGGCCCTTCGTCGTTGCACCGGCCCTGCGGCCGGCGATGCTCAGGAGGGGGTCGCGGTGCCCCGGCGTGCGCGCAGCTGCTGCAGCGCCTCCTCGAGGAGCTGAGCGGCCTCGGCCTCGGTGCGGCGCTCCTTCACGTACGCGAGGTGCGTCTTGTAGGGCTCCGACTTCGCGACCTGCGGCGGGTTCGCCCGGTCGCGTCCCGCGGGGAGACCGGACTGCGGGGAGTCGATCACCTCGGGGATCTCGTCCTCGGGGAGGGCCGCCGAGAAGTGGCGCACCGTCTCGTTGCCGAGGGCGTCCCAATACGAGACCGCAACGCGCTCGGCGTGGTAGCCCCGGTCCTGCTCGCCCATGGGTCCCGCGCCGACGCGCGAACCGCGGATTGCACTGCCGCCTGATGCCATTCCGTTTACCCCTATGCTCCGGTGTCGAACTTGGTGAGAAGACCGAGCACCACGATGCACGCCAGCCAGACGAGGCCGAGGATCACGGTGATGCGGTTCAGGTTGCGCTCTGCGACGCCCGAGGCACCGAGGTTCGAGGTGACTCCACCGCCGAACATGTCGGACAGTCCGCCGCCGCGCCCCTTGTGGAGCAGGATCAGCATGGTGAGCAGGAGGCTCGTGATGCCCAGGACGACCTGGAGCACGACCTGGAGGATGTCCACGCGGTACCTTTCGAAGTTCTGGCGCGTTGCACGCCTCGACGAGTATAACGGCGCCTGCGAACCCCCGGGGAATCGCGACGCCCTGTGTTCTGTCCGCTGTATACGCAGGGGCCCCGACTTCTGGTGAGGGGCGGAGGGGATGGCCTCGTCGCGGCGCCTTCCCGCGCCCTTCGGGCGCCCGCCAGACCCGAGCCGGTCGCCGCGACGAGGCCATCCCCTCCGCCCGCGCCGGCGCGAGGCTCCCCACCAGCACTGGGGTGAGAAGTACCGCGGAGACGGAAGTCCGCCGCGCGGCGGCGAGGGCAACCGGCGATTCGCGTGCCAGCGAATCGTCGTGGCCGGACGCAGGACGCTCTACAGGACCCAACCACACGACCGAGCCGACTGCGCCAGGCCGCGCAGGGAGCGGCCTGGACGACGAAGAGGGGCGGGCCCAGTGGGCCCGCCCCTCTTCGTCGCAGTAGCTCAGACTCCGACGTGGTTCCGGAATCTTGCGATCGCGGCGAACTCGTCGACCTGGAGGCTGGCGCCTCCGACGAGGGCGCCGTCGACGTCGGGCTCGCGCATGAAGCCGGCGATGTTGCCGGACTTGACGGAGCCGCCGTAGAGGATGCGCGTCTTCGCCGCGGTGTCGGCGCCGAGGATGTCGGCGACGACGTCGCGGAGGGCCTTGCAGACCTGCTGGGCCTGCTCGGGCGTGGCGGCCTGTCCGGAGCCGATGGCCCAGACCGGCTCGTACGCGACGACCAGGTCGGCGTCCGAAGGCAGGCCGGTGAGGGCCTCCTTCAGCTGCGCGACCGGCACCGCGGACGGGCCGTGCTTCTCGAGGTCCTCGGCGGTCTCGCCGACGCAGACGATCGGCGGGACGCCGTGCTTGACGGCCGCGGCCGTCTTCGCAGCGATGTCCGCGTCGGTCTCGCCGTGGAGCGTGCGACGCTCCGAGTGGCCGACGATGACGTAGTCGCAGTCGAGCTGCTTGAGGAACTGGCCGGAGATCTCACCGGTGTAGGCCCCGCTGTCGAACTTCGACAGGTCCTGCGCGCCGTACTTGAGCGGCAGCTTGTCGGAGTCCACGAGGATCTGCACGGGGCGCAGATCGGTGAACGGCGGGAACACCGCGACCTCGACGCCGTCGAAGTCGTGGTCGGCGTCCTTGAGGCTCCACGCGAGCTTCTGGACGAAGGCGATGGCCTGGAGGTGGTCCAGGTTCATCTTCCAGTTGCCGGCGATG comes from the Rathayibacter festucae DSM 15932 genome and includes:
- a CDS encoding RNA polymerase-binding protein RbpA yields the protein MASGGSAIRGSRVGAGPMGEQDRGYHAERVAVSYWDALGNETVRHFSAALPEDEIPEVIDSPQSGLPAGRDRANPPQVAKSEPYKTHLAYVKERRTEAEAAQLLEEALQQLRARRGTATPS
- the secG gene encoding preprotein translocase subunit SecG, giving the protein MDILQVVLQVVLGITSLLLTMLILLHKGRGGGLSDMFGGGVTSNLGASGVAERNLNRITVILGLVWLACIVVLGLLTKFDTGA
- the tpiA gene encoding triose-phosphate isomerase; this translates as MAVTSRIPLIAGNWKMNLDHLQAIAFVQKLAWSLKDADHDFDGVEVAVFPPFTDLRPVQILVDSDKLPLKYGAQDLSKFDSGAYTGEISGQFLKQLDCDYVIVGHSERRTLHGETDADIAAKTAAAVKHGVPPIVCVGETAEDLEKHGPSAVPVAQLKEALTGLPSDADLVVAYEPVWAIGSGQAATPEQAQQVCKALRDVVADILGADTAAKTRILYGGSVKSGNIAGFMREPDVDGALVGGASLQVDEFAAIARFRNHVGV